A window of Sphingobacterium sp. SRCM116780 contains these coding sequences:
- a CDS encoding DUF2851 family protein, with translation MAIPEDLLHFIWKLRLFQTDQLLTVEGKQITVLNVGEHNRNAGPDFLFSKIRIGEVEWVGSVEIHVKSSDWLLHQHQDNAHYHNVILHVVWEHNQDIFYTDGSCIPTLRLADYVPQRLLWRYQNLMKNATWIPCENQVQDLDSFKTESWLDRMTIERMEEKSKVILDLLDQSNGDWEKTFFIWLFRSFGFKVNAEAFQELGARLPLLLLKKYRKDTLKLEAIIFGQAGFLNRTFEDAYPLQLQKEYVYLQKIYLLEDISLPLKFLRMRPYNFPTIRLAQLTSLMQEGVHLEQILNLQHPRDFRLMLDQIQVAHYWHTHFNFEKQTSSPHTCQLSKRSQDGLIINVVVLFTFAYGLYFKQEARKEKAIKWLEDLPGEKNSITQKFENIGIRTVHAAHSQALLHIKSRYCDRKQCLSCGIGVELLKR, from the coding sequence CCAGATTTTCTGTTTTCAAAAATTCGGATCGGAGAAGTGGAATGGGTAGGTAGTGTCGAAATTCATGTCAAATCATCGGATTGGTTATTGCATCAACATCAAGACAATGCGCATTATCATAACGTTATTCTACATGTGGTTTGGGAGCACAATCAAGATATCTTTTATACAGATGGTTCCTGTATTCCTACACTTAGATTAGCAGATTATGTGCCACAAAGATTGCTGTGGCGGTATCAAAATTTAATGAAAAATGCAACTTGGATTCCTTGTGAAAATCAAGTTCAAGACTTGGATAGCTTTAAAACCGAAAGCTGGTTGGATCGTATGACGATTGAGCGAATGGAAGAGAAATCGAAGGTGATTTTAGATTTACTTGATCAATCGAATGGAGATTGGGAGAAAACGTTTTTTATTTGGTTGTTTCGAAGCTTTGGATTTAAAGTCAATGCTGAAGCTTTTCAAGAATTAGGAGCAAGATTACCACTTTTATTGCTAAAAAAATATCGAAAAGATACTCTTAAATTAGAGGCTATAATTTTTGGACAAGCAGGTTTTTTAAACCGTACTTTTGAAGATGCTTATCCTTTGCAGTTACAAAAAGAATATGTATATCTACAGAAAATTTATCTGTTAGAAGACATATCATTGCCTTTGAAATTTCTAAGAATGCGTCCTTATAATTTTCCAACGATTCGCTTAGCACAATTGACAAGTTTAATGCAAGAGGGGGTTCATCTCGAACAGATATTAAATTTGCAACATCCACGTGATTTTCGTCTTATGCTTGATCAGATCCAAGTAGCTCATTACTGGCACACGCATTTTAATTTTGAAAAACAAACTTCTTCACCCCATACTTGTCAATTGAGTAAACGGAGTCAAGATGGTTTGATCATTAATGTGGTTGTTCTATTTACTTTTGCTTATGGTTTGTATTTTAAACAAGAGGCTCGAAAGGAAAAAGCAATTAAATGGTTAGAAGATTTGCCAGGCGAGAAAAATAGCATTACTCAAAAATTTGAAAACATTGGAATACGAACCGTGCATGCCGCACATTCTCAAGCTCTTTTACATATAAAAAGCAGGTACTGCGATCGAAAACAATGTTTGAGTTGTGGAATAGGTGTAGAACTATTGAAACGATAA
- a CDS encoding UbiX family flavin prenyltransferase, whose protein sequence is MARKIVVAITGASGSIYAKVLLNRLIELKDQISEVGIVMSDNAKDVWQEELQNQAYNNFPFQFYSKNDFFAPFASGSARYDTMIICPCSMGTLARIAHGISSDLTTRAADVILKERRKLILVTRETPLSLVHIQNMKLITEAGGIICPASPSFYSLPKTFDELAGTVVDRVLSLAGFDFDHYQWGKE, encoded by the coding sequence ATGGCTAGAAAAATTGTAGTGGCAATAACTGGGGCAAGTGGTTCCATATATGCAAAGGTTCTACTGAATCGACTGATAGAATTAAAAGATCAGATCAGTGAAGTTGGTATCGTGATGTCTGATAATGCCAAGGATGTGTGGCAAGAAGAGTTGCAAAATCAGGCTTATAATAATTTCCCTTTTCAATTTTATAGTAAGAATGATTTTTTTGCTCCATTTGCGTCTGGGTCTGCTCGCTATGATACGATGATTATTTGTCCGTGTTCTATGGGTACGCTAGCGCGTATTGCGCATGGTATTTCTTCGGATTTAACAACTCGGGCAGCAGATGTGATCTTGAAAGAAAGAAGGAAATTAATTCTTGTGACAAGAGAAACGCCTTTAAGTCTTGTGCATATACAAAATATGAAGCTCATTACAGAGGCTGGGGGGATTATATGTCCTGCATCTCCATCATTTTATAGTTTGCCAAAGACTTTTGATGAGCTGGCTGGAACGGTTGTCGATCGTGTATTAAGTTTAGCAGGTTTTGATTTTGATCATTATCAATGGGGCAAAGAATGA
- a CDS encoding ankyrin repeat domain-containing protein, with protein MSLSILEEYIESGNSRDLDLLLTGNPDLILERTSHGISPLLLACYFHKPQIIRVLLQHNQGLNIHEAVATGLINYIEEMIKQMPKVVNEISTHGYSALALATHFNKEDTVRLLLANKADPDIPTQNDEQLFPLHIALFNKNIAITKLLIEAGANVNKQQNTGITALHLAAQQGNIELIVSLLENGAQIELKSTNGKTASDFAASKGYSEIAEILKVQ; from the coding sequence ATGAGCTTAAGTATATTAGAAGAATATATCGAATCAGGAAATAGCAGAGATTTAGATTTACTTTTAACCGGTAATCCTGATTTAATATTAGAAAGAACTAGCCACGGTATTTCTCCGTTATTATTAGCCTGCTATTTTCATAAACCGCAAATTATTCGGGTACTCCTACAGCATAACCAAGGATTAAATATTCATGAGGCAGTTGCCACTGGTTTAATAAATTACATAGAAGAGATGATCAAACAAATGCCTAAAGTCGTGAATGAAATATCGACACATGGGTATTCAGCACTGGCTTTAGCAACACATTTTAATAAAGAAGATACCGTTCGTTTATTACTTGCAAATAAAGCAGATCCAGATATCCCCACTCAAAATGATGAACAGCTTTTCCCTCTTCATATTGCTCTTTTTAATAAAAATATAGCTATTACCAAATTATTGATCGAGGCAGGCGCAAATGTAAACAAGCAACAAAACACAGGTATTACTGCGCTCCATCTGGCTGCTCAACAGGGAAATATTGAATTAATTGTTTCACTTCTGGAAAATGGCGCTCAAATTGAATTAAAATCAACAAATGGTAAAACAGCTTCTGATTTTGCAGCATCCAAAGGGTATAGTGAGATTGCCGAAATACTGAAAGTGCAATAA